The following are encoded in a window of Bos indicus isolate NIAB-ARS_2022 breed Sahiwal x Tharparkar chromosome 7, NIAB-ARS_B.indTharparkar_mat_pri_1.0, whole genome shotgun sequence genomic DNA:
- the SEPTIN8 gene encoding septin-8 isoform X7, which yields MAATDLERFSNAEPEPRSLSLGGHVGFDSLPDQLVSKSVTQGFSFNILCVGETGIGKSTLMNTLFNTTFETEEASHHEECVRLRPQTYDLQESNVQLKLTIVDAVGFGDQINKDESYRPIVDYIDAQFENYLQEELKIRRSLFDYHDTRIHVCLYFITPTGHSLKSLDLVTMKKLDSKVNIIPIIAKADTISKSELHKFKIKIMGELVSNGVQIYQFPTDDEAVAEINAVMNAHLPFAVVGSTEEVKVGNKLVRARQYPWGVVQVENENHCDFVKLREMLIRVNMEDLREQTHSRHYELYRRCKLEEMGFQDSDGDSQPFSLQETYEAKRKEFLSELQRKEEEMRQMFVNKVKETELELKEKERELHEKFEHLKRLHQEEKRKVEEKRRELEEETNAFNRRKAAVEALQSQALHATSQQPLRKDKDKKKS from the exons aATGCAGAGCCGGAGCCCAGGAGCCTCTCCCTGGGTGGTCATGTGGGTTTCGATAGCCTCCCCGACCAGTTGGTCAGCAAGTCGGTCACTCagggcttcagcttcaacatcctcTGTGTGG GGGAGACTGGCATTGGCAAGTCCACACTGATGAACACGCTCTTCAACACGACCTTTGAGACCGAGGAAGCCAGTCACCATGAGGAGTGTGTGCGCCTGCGGCCCCAGACTTACGATCTCCAGGAGAGCAACGTGCAGCTCAAGCTGACCATCGTGGATGCCGTGGGCTTTGGAGATCAGATCAATAAGGATGAGAG TTACAGGCCCATCGTCGACTATATCGACGCGCAGTTTGAAAACTATCTGCAGGAGGAGCTGAAGATCCGCCGTTCGCTCTTCGACTACCACGACACGAGGATCCATGTCTGCCTCTACTTCATCACGCCCACGGGGCACTCCCTCAAGTCCCTGGATCTGGTGACCATGAAGAAACTGGACAGCAAG GTGAACATTATTCCCATCATTGCCAAAGCTGACACCATCTCCAAGAGTGAGCTCCACAAGTTCAAGATCAAGATCATGGGTGAGCTGGTCAGCAATGGGGTCCAGATCTACCAGTTTCCCACGGATGATGAGGCTGTTGCCGAGATTAATGCAGTCATGAAT GCTCACCTGCCCTTTGCCGTGGTGGGCAGCACCGAGGAGGTGAAGGTGGGGAACAAACTGGTGCGAGCGCGGCAGTACCCTTGGGGCGTGGTGCAGG TGGAGAACGAGAATCACTGCGACTTCGTGAAGCTCCGGGAGATGTTGATCCGGGTGAACATGGAGGACCTCCGCGAGCAGACACACAGTCGGCACTATGAGCTCTACCGGCGCTGCAAACTGGAGGAGATGGGCTTCCAGGACAGTGATGGTGACAGCCAGCCTTTCAG CCTCCAGGAAACATACGAGGCCAAGAGGAAGGAGTTCCTGAGTGAGCtccagaggaaggaggaagagatgaGGCAGatgtttgtcaacaaagtgaaggagacagagctggagttgaaggagaaggagagagag CTCCACGAGAAGTTCGAGCACCTCAAGCGGCTGCACCAGGAGGAGAAGCGCAAGGTGGAGGAGAAGCGCCGGGAACTGGAGGAGGAGACCAACGCCTTCAATCGCAGGAAGGCAGCAGTGGAGGCCCTGCAGTCTCAGGCCCTGCACGCCACCTCGCAGCAGCCTCTGAGGAAGGACAAGGACAAGAAGAA ATCTTGA
- the SEPTIN8 gene encoding septin-8 isoform X8, which yields MAATDLERFSNAEPEPRSLSLGGHVGFDSLPDQLVSKSVTQGFSFNILCVGETGIGKSTLMNTLFNTTFETEEASHHEECVRLRPQTYDLQESNVQLKLTIVDAVGFGDQINKDESYRPIVDYIDAQFENYLQEELKIRRSLFDYHDTRIHVCLYFITPTGHSLKSLDLVTMKKLDSKVNIIPIIAKADTISKSELHKFKIKIMGELVSNGVQIYQFPTDDEAVAEINAVMNAHLPFAVVGSTEEVKVGNKLVRARQYPWGVVQVENENHCDFVKLREMLIRVNMEDLREQTHSRHYELYRRCKLEEMGFQDSDGDSQPFSLQETYEAKRKEFLSELQRKEEEMRQMFVNKVKETELELKEKERELHEKFEHLKRLHQEEKRKVEEKRRELEEETNAFNRRKAAVEALQSQALHATSQQPLRKDKDKKN from the exons aATGCAGAGCCGGAGCCCAGGAGCCTCTCCCTGGGTGGTCATGTGGGTTTCGATAGCCTCCCCGACCAGTTGGTCAGCAAGTCGGTCACTCagggcttcagcttcaacatcctcTGTGTGG GGGAGACTGGCATTGGCAAGTCCACACTGATGAACACGCTCTTCAACACGACCTTTGAGACCGAGGAAGCCAGTCACCATGAGGAGTGTGTGCGCCTGCGGCCCCAGACTTACGATCTCCAGGAGAGCAACGTGCAGCTCAAGCTGACCATCGTGGATGCCGTGGGCTTTGGAGATCAGATCAATAAGGATGAGAG TTACAGGCCCATCGTCGACTATATCGACGCGCAGTTTGAAAACTATCTGCAGGAGGAGCTGAAGATCCGCCGTTCGCTCTTCGACTACCACGACACGAGGATCCATGTCTGCCTCTACTTCATCACGCCCACGGGGCACTCCCTCAAGTCCCTGGATCTGGTGACCATGAAGAAACTGGACAGCAAG GTGAACATTATTCCCATCATTGCCAAAGCTGACACCATCTCCAAGAGTGAGCTCCACAAGTTCAAGATCAAGATCATGGGTGAGCTGGTCAGCAATGGGGTCCAGATCTACCAGTTTCCCACGGATGATGAGGCTGTTGCCGAGATTAATGCAGTCATGAAT GCTCACCTGCCCTTTGCCGTGGTGGGCAGCACCGAGGAGGTGAAGGTGGGGAACAAACTGGTGCGAGCGCGGCAGTACCCTTGGGGCGTGGTGCAGG TGGAGAACGAGAATCACTGCGACTTCGTGAAGCTCCGGGAGATGTTGATCCGGGTGAACATGGAGGACCTCCGCGAGCAGACACACAGTCGGCACTATGAGCTCTACCGGCGCTGCAAACTGGAGGAGATGGGCTTCCAGGACAGTGATGGTGACAGCCAGCCTTTCAG CCTCCAGGAAACATACGAGGCCAAGAGGAAGGAGTTCCTGAGTGAGCtccagaggaaggaggaagagatgaGGCAGatgtttgtcaacaaagtgaaggagacagagctggagttgaaggagaaggagagagag CTCCACGAGAAGTTCGAGCACCTCAAGCGGCTGCACCAGGAGGAGAAGCGCAAGGTGGAGGAGAAGCGCCGGGAACTGGAGGAGGAGACCAACGCCTTCAATCGCAGGAAGGCAGCAGTGGAGGCCCTGCAGTCTCAGGCCCTGCACGCCACCTCGCAGCAGCCTCTGAGGAAGGACAAGGACAAGAAGAA ttaa
- the SEPTIN8 gene encoding septin-8 isoform X1 — protein sequence MAATDLERFSNAEPEPRSLSLGGHVGFDSLPDQLVSKSVTQGFSFNILCVGETGIGKSTLMNTLFNTTFETEEASHHEECVRLRPQTYDLQESNVQLKLTIVDAVGFGDQINKDESYRPIVDYIDAQFENYLQEELKIRRSLFDYHDTRIHVCLYFITPTGHSLKSLDLVTMKKLDSKVNIIPIIAKADTISKSELHKFKIKIMGELVSNGVQIYQFPTDDEAVAEINAVMNAHLPFAVVGSTEEVKVGNKLVRARQYPWGVVQVENENHCDFVKLREMLIRVNMEDLREQTHSRHYELYRRCKLEEMGFQDSDGDSQPFSLQETYEAKRKEFLSELQRKEEEMRQMFVNKVKETELELKEKERELHEKFEHLKRLHQEEKRKVEEKRRELEEETNAFNRRKAAVEALQSQALHATSQQPLRKDKDKKNRSDIGVQQSGMSLSSSKVMMTKASVEPLNCSSWWPAIQCCSCLVRDATWREGFL from the exons aATGCAGAGCCGGAGCCCAGGAGCCTCTCCCTGGGTGGTCATGTGGGTTTCGATAGCCTCCCCGACCAGTTGGTCAGCAAGTCGGTCACTCagggcttcagcttcaacatcctcTGTGTGG GGGAGACTGGCATTGGCAAGTCCACACTGATGAACACGCTCTTCAACACGACCTTTGAGACCGAGGAAGCCAGTCACCATGAGGAGTGTGTGCGCCTGCGGCCCCAGACTTACGATCTCCAGGAGAGCAACGTGCAGCTCAAGCTGACCATCGTGGATGCCGTGGGCTTTGGAGATCAGATCAATAAGGATGAGAG TTACAGGCCCATCGTCGACTATATCGACGCGCAGTTTGAAAACTATCTGCAGGAGGAGCTGAAGATCCGCCGTTCGCTCTTCGACTACCACGACACGAGGATCCATGTCTGCCTCTACTTCATCACGCCCACGGGGCACTCCCTCAAGTCCCTGGATCTGGTGACCATGAAGAAACTGGACAGCAAG GTGAACATTATTCCCATCATTGCCAAAGCTGACACCATCTCCAAGAGTGAGCTCCACAAGTTCAAGATCAAGATCATGGGTGAGCTGGTCAGCAATGGGGTCCAGATCTACCAGTTTCCCACGGATGATGAGGCTGTTGCCGAGATTAATGCAGTCATGAAT GCTCACCTGCCCTTTGCCGTGGTGGGCAGCACCGAGGAGGTGAAGGTGGGGAACAAACTGGTGCGAGCGCGGCAGTACCCTTGGGGCGTGGTGCAGG TGGAGAACGAGAATCACTGCGACTTCGTGAAGCTCCGGGAGATGTTGATCCGGGTGAACATGGAGGACCTCCGCGAGCAGACACACAGTCGGCACTATGAGCTCTACCGGCGCTGCAAACTGGAGGAGATGGGCTTCCAGGACAGTGATGGTGACAGCCAGCCTTTCAG CCTCCAGGAAACATACGAGGCCAAGAGGAAGGAGTTCCTGAGTGAGCtccagaggaaggaggaagagatgaGGCAGatgtttgtcaacaaagtgaaggagacagagctggagttgaaggagaaggagagagag CTCCACGAGAAGTTCGAGCACCTCAAGCGGCTGCACCAGGAGGAGAAGCGCAAGGTGGAGGAGAAGCGCCGGGAACTGGAGGAGGAGACCAACGCCTTCAATCGCAGGAAGGCAGCAGTGGAGGCCCTGCAGTCTCAGGCCCTGCACGCCACCTCGCAGCAGCCTCTGAGGAAGGACAAGGACAAGAAGAA CAGATCAGATATAGGAGTACAGCAGTCGGGCATGAGCCTCTCCAGCTCTAAGGTGATGATGACCAAGGCCAGTGTGGAGCCCTTGAACTGCAGCAGCTGGTGGCCCGCCATACAGTGCTGCAGCTGCCTGGTCAGGGACGCGACGTGGAGGGAAGGATTCCTCTGA
- the SEPTIN8 gene encoding septin-8 isoform X3, giving the protein MAATDLERFSNAEPEPRSLSLGGHVGFDSLPDQLVSKSVTQGFSFNILCVGETGIGKSTLMNTLFNTTFETEEASHHEECVRLRPQTYDLQESNVQLKLTIVDAVGFGDQINKDESYRPIVDYIDAQFENYLQEELKIRRSLFDYHDTRIHVCLYFITPTGHSLKSLDLVTMKKLDSKVNIIPIIAKADTISKSELHKFKIKIMGELVSNGVQIYQFPTDDEAVAEINAVMNAHLPFAVVGSTEEVKVGNKLVRARQYPWGVVQVENENHCDFVKLREMLIRVNMEDLREQTHSRHYELYRRCKLEEMGFQDSDGDSQPFSLQETYEAKRKEFLSELQRKEEEMRQMFVNKVKETELELKEKERELHEKFEHLKRLHQEEKRKVEEKRRELEEETNAFNRRKAAVEALQSQALHATSQQPLRKDKDKKKSDIGVQQSGMSLSSSKVMMTKASVEPLNCSSWWPAIQCCSCLVRDATWREGFL; this is encoded by the exons aATGCAGAGCCGGAGCCCAGGAGCCTCTCCCTGGGTGGTCATGTGGGTTTCGATAGCCTCCCCGACCAGTTGGTCAGCAAGTCGGTCACTCagggcttcagcttcaacatcctcTGTGTGG GGGAGACTGGCATTGGCAAGTCCACACTGATGAACACGCTCTTCAACACGACCTTTGAGACCGAGGAAGCCAGTCACCATGAGGAGTGTGTGCGCCTGCGGCCCCAGACTTACGATCTCCAGGAGAGCAACGTGCAGCTCAAGCTGACCATCGTGGATGCCGTGGGCTTTGGAGATCAGATCAATAAGGATGAGAG TTACAGGCCCATCGTCGACTATATCGACGCGCAGTTTGAAAACTATCTGCAGGAGGAGCTGAAGATCCGCCGTTCGCTCTTCGACTACCACGACACGAGGATCCATGTCTGCCTCTACTTCATCACGCCCACGGGGCACTCCCTCAAGTCCCTGGATCTGGTGACCATGAAGAAACTGGACAGCAAG GTGAACATTATTCCCATCATTGCCAAAGCTGACACCATCTCCAAGAGTGAGCTCCACAAGTTCAAGATCAAGATCATGGGTGAGCTGGTCAGCAATGGGGTCCAGATCTACCAGTTTCCCACGGATGATGAGGCTGTTGCCGAGATTAATGCAGTCATGAAT GCTCACCTGCCCTTTGCCGTGGTGGGCAGCACCGAGGAGGTGAAGGTGGGGAACAAACTGGTGCGAGCGCGGCAGTACCCTTGGGGCGTGGTGCAGG TGGAGAACGAGAATCACTGCGACTTCGTGAAGCTCCGGGAGATGTTGATCCGGGTGAACATGGAGGACCTCCGCGAGCAGACACACAGTCGGCACTATGAGCTCTACCGGCGCTGCAAACTGGAGGAGATGGGCTTCCAGGACAGTGATGGTGACAGCCAGCCTTTCAG CCTCCAGGAAACATACGAGGCCAAGAGGAAGGAGTTCCTGAGTGAGCtccagaggaaggaggaagagatgaGGCAGatgtttgtcaacaaagtgaaggagacagagctggagttgaaggagaaggagagagag CTCCACGAGAAGTTCGAGCACCTCAAGCGGCTGCACCAGGAGGAGAAGCGCAAGGTGGAGGAGAAGCGCCGGGAACTGGAGGAGGAGACCAACGCCTTCAATCGCAGGAAGGCAGCAGTGGAGGCCCTGCAGTCTCAGGCCCTGCACGCCACCTCGCAGCAGCCTCTGAGGAAGGACAAGGACAAGAAGAA ATCAGATATAGGAGTACAGCAGTCGGGCATGAGCCTCTCCAGCTCTAAGGTGATGATGACCAAGGCCAGTGTGGAGCCCTTGAACTGCAGCAGCTGGTGGCCCGCCATACAGTGCTGCAGCTGCCTGGTCAGGGACGCGACGTGGAGGGAAGGATTCCTCTGA
- the SEPTIN8 gene encoding septin-8 isoform X4, translating to MAATDLERFSNAEPEPRSLSLGGHVGFDSLPDQLVSKSVTQGFSFNILCVGETGIGKSTLMNTLFNTTFETEEASHHEECVRLRPQTYDLQESNVQLKLTIVDAVGFGDQINKDERPIVDYIDAQFENYLQEELKIRRSLFDYHDTRIHVCLYFITPTGHSLKSLDLVTMKKLDSKVNIIPIIAKADTISKSELHKFKIKIMGELVSNGVQIYQFPTDDEAVAEINAVMNAHLPFAVVGSTEEVKVGNKLVRARQYPWGVVQVENENHCDFVKLREMLIRVNMEDLREQTHSRHYELYRRCKLEEMGFQDSDGDSQPFSLQETYEAKRKEFLSELQRKEEEMRQMFVNKVKETELELKEKERELHEKFEHLKRLHQEEKRKVEEKRRELEEETNAFNRRKAAVEALQSQALHATSQQPLRKDKDKKNRSDIGVQQSGMSLSSSKVMMTKASVEPLNCSSWWPAIQCCSCLVRDATWREGFL from the exons aATGCAGAGCCGGAGCCCAGGAGCCTCTCCCTGGGTGGTCATGTGGGTTTCGATAGCCTCCCCGACCAGTTGGTCAGCAAGTCGGTCACTCagggcttcagcttcaacatcctcTGTGTGG GGGAGACTGGCATTGGCAAGTCCACACTGATGAACACGCTCTTCAACACGACCTTTGAGACCGAGGAAGCCAGTCACCATGAGGAGTGTGTGCGCCTGCGGCCCCAGACTTACGATCTCCAGGAGAGCAACGTGCAGCTCAAGCTGACCATCGTGGATGCCGTGGGCTTTGGAGATCAGATCAATAAGGATGAGAG GCCCATCGTCGACTATATCGACGCGCAGTTTGAAAACTATCTGCAGGAGGAGCTGAAGATCCGCCGTTCGCTCTTCGACTACCACGACACGAGGATCCATGTCTGCCTCTACTTCATCACGCCCACGGGGCACTCCCTCAAGTCCCTGGATCTGGTGACCATGAAGAAACTGGACAGCAAG GTGAACATTATTCCCATCATTGCCAAAGCTGACACCATCTCCAAGAGTGAGCTCCACAAGTTCAAGATCAAGATCATGGGTGAGCTGGTCAGCAATGGGGTCCAGATCTACCAGTTTCCCACGGATGATGAGGCTGTTGCCGAGATTAATGCAGTCATGAAT GCTCACCTGCCCTTTGCCGTGGTGGGCAGCACCGAGGAGGTGAAGGTGGGGAACAAACTGGTGCGAGCGCGGCAGTACCCTTGGGGCGTGGTGCAGG TGGAGAACGAGAATCACTGCGACTTCGTGAAGCTCCGGGAGATGTTGATCCGGGTGAACATGGAGGACCTCCGCGAGCAGACACACAGTCGGCACTATGAGCTCTACCGGCGCTGCAAACTGGAGGAGATGGGCTTCCAGGACAGTGATGGTGACAGCCAGCCTTTCAG CCTCCAGGAAACATACGAGGCCAAGAGGAAGGAGTTCCTGAGTGAGCtccagaggaaggaggaagagatgaGGCAGatgtttgtcaacaaagtgaaggagacagagctggagttgaaggagaaggagagagag CTCCACGAGAAGTTCGAGCACCTCAAGCGGCTGCACCAGGAGGAGAAGCGCAAGGTGGAGGAGAAGCGCCGGGAACTGGAGGAGGAGACCAACGCCTTCAATCGCAGGAAGGCAGCAGTGGAGGCCCTGCAGTCTCAGGCCCTGCACGCCACCTCGCAGCAGCCTCTGAGGAAGGACAAGGACAAGAAGAA CAGATCAGATATAGGAGTACAGCAGTCGGGCATGAGCCTCTCCAGCTCTAAGGTGATGATGACCAAGGCCAGTGTGGAGCCCTTGAACTGCAGCAGCTGGTGGCCCGCCATACAGTGCTGCAGCTGCCTGGTCAGGGACGCGACGTGGAGGGAAGGATTCCTCTGA
- the SEPTIN8 gene encoding septin-8 isoform X6, whose product MAATDLERFSNAEPEPRSLSLGGHVGFDSLPDQLVSKSVTQGFSFNILCVGETGIGKSTLMNTLFNTTFETEEASHHEECVRLRPQTYDLQESNVQLKLTIVDAVGFGDQINKDERPIVDYIDAQFENYLQEELKIRRSLFDYHDTRIHVCLYFITPTGHSLKSLDLVTMKKLDSKVNIIPIIAKADTISKSELHKFKIKIMGELVSNGVQIYQFPTDDEAVAEINAVMNAHLPFAVVGSTEEVKVGNKLVRARQYPWGVVQVENENHCDFVKLREMLIRVNMEDLREQTHSRHYELYRRCKLEEMGFQDSDGDSQPFSLQETYEAKRKEFLSELQRKEEEMRQMFVNKVKETELELKEKERELHEKFEHLKRLHQEEKRKVEEKRRELEEETNAFNRRKAAVEALQSQALHATSQQPLRKDKDKKKASGWSSIYSVTIP is encoded by the exons aATGCAGAGCCGGAGCCCAGGAGCCTCTCCCTGGGTGGTCATGTGGGTTTCGATAGCCTCCCCGACCAGTTGGTCAGCAAGTCGGTCACTCagggcttcagcttcaacatcctcTGTGTGG GGGAGACTGGCATTGGCAAGTCCACACTGATGAACACGCTCTTCAACACGACCTTTGAGACCGAGGAAGCCAGTCACCATGAGGAGTGTGTGCGCCTGCGGCCCCAGACTTACGATCTCCAGGAGAGCAACGTGCAGCTCAAGCTGACCATCGTGGATGCCGTGGGCTTTGGAGATCAGATCAATAAGGATGAGAG GCCCATCGTCGACTATATCGACGCGCAGTTTGAAAACTATCTGCAGGAGGAGCTGAAGATCCGCCGTTCGCTCTTCGACTACCACGACACGAGGATCCATGTCTGCCTCTACTTCATCACGCCCACGGGGCACTCCCTCAAGTCCCTGGATCTGGTGACCATGAAGAAACTGGACAGCAAG GTGAACATTATTCCCATCATTGCCAAAGCTGACACCATCTCCAAGAGTGAGCTCCACAAGTTCAAGATCAAGATCATGGGTGAGCTGGTCAGCAATGGGGTCCAGATCTACCAGTTTCCCACGGATGATGAGGCTGTTGCCGAGATTAATGCAGTCATGAAT GCTCACCTGCCCTTTGCCGTGGTGGGCAGCACCGAGGAGGTGAAGGTGGGGAACAAACTGGTGCGAGCGCGGCAGTACCCTTGGGGCGTGGTGCAGG TGGAGAACGAGAATCACTGCGACTTCGTGAAGCTCCGGGAGATGTTGATCCGGGTGAACATGGAGGACCTCCGCGAGCAGACACACAGTCGGCACTATGAGCTCTACCGGCGCTGCAAACTGGAGGAGATGGGCTTCCAGGACAGTGATGGTGACAGCCAGCCTTTCAG CCTCCAGGAAACATACGAGGCCAAGAGGAAGGAGTTCCTGAGTGAGCtccagaggaaggaggaagagatgaGGCAGatgtttgtcaacaaagtgaaggagacagagctggagttgaaggagaaggagagagag CTCCACGAGAAGTTCGAGCACCTCAAGCGGCTGCACCAGGAGGAGAAGCGCAAGGTGGAGGAGAAGCGCCGGGAACTGGAGGAGGAGACCAACGCCTTCAATCGCAGGAAGGCAGCAGTGGAGGCCCTGCAGTCTCAGGCCCTGCACGCCACCTCGCAGCAGCCTCTGAGGAAGGACAAGGACAAGAAGAA agcCAGTGGCTGGTCTTCCATTTACAGTGTCACTATTCCTTGA
- the SEPTIN8 gene encoding septin-8 isoform X5, with product MAATDLERFSNAEPEPRSLSLGGHVGFDSLPDQLVSKSVTQGFSFNILCVGETGIGKSTLMNTLFNTTFETEEASHHEECVRLRPQTYDLQESNVQLKLTIVDAVGFGDQINKDESYRPIVDYIDAQFENYLQEELKIRRSLFDYHDTRIHVCLYFITPTGHSLKSLDLVTMKKLDSKVNIIPIIAKADTISKSELHKFKIKIMGELVSNGVQIYQFPTDDEAVAEINAVMNAHLPFAVVGSTEEVKVGNKLVRARQYPWGVVQVENENHCDFVKLREMLIRVNMEDLREQTHSRHYELYRRCKLEEMGFQDSDGDSQPFSLQETYEAKRKEFLSELQRKEEEMRQMFVNKVKETELELKEKERELHEKFEHLKRLHQEEKRKVEEKRRELEEETNAFNRRKAAVEALQSQALHATSQQPLRKDKDKKKASGWSSIYSVTIP from the exons aATGCAGAGCCGGAGCCCAGGAGCCTCTCCCTGGGTGGTCATGTGGGTTTCGATAGCCTCCCCGACCAGTTGGTCAGCAAGTCGGTCACTCagggcttcagcttcaacatcctcTGTGTGG GGGAGACTGGCATTGGCAAGTCCACACTGATGAACACGCTCTTCAACACGACCTTTGAGACCGAGGAAGCCAGTCACCATGAGGAGTGTGTGCGCCTGCGGCCCCAGACTTACGATCTCCAGGAGAGCAACGTGCAGCTCAAGCTGACCATCGTGGATGCCGTGGGCTTTGGAGATCAGATCAATAAGGATGAGAG TTACAGGCCCATCGTCGACTATATCGACGCGCAGTTTGAAAACTATCTGCAGGAGGAGCTGAAGATCCGCCGTTCGCTCTTCGACTACCACGACACGAGGATCCATGTCTGCCTCTACTTCATCACGCCCACGGGGCACTCCCTCAAGTCCCTGGATCTGGTGACCATGAAGAAACTGGACAGCAAG GTGAACATTATTCCCATCATTGCCAAAGCTGACACCATCTCCAAGAGTGAGCTCCACAAGTTCAAGATCAAGATCATGGGTGAGCTGGTCAGCAATGGGGTCCAGATCTACCAGTTTCCCACGGATGATGAGGCTGTTGCCGAGATTAATGCAGTCATGAAT GCTCACCTGCCCTTTGCCGTGGTGGGCAGCACCGAGGAGGTGAAGGTGGGGAACAAACTGGTGCGAGCGCGGCAGTACCCTTGGGGCGTGGTGCAGG TGGAGAACGAGAATCACTGCGACTTCGTGAAGCTCCGGGAGATGTTGATCCGGGTGAACATGGAGGACCTCCGCGAGCAGACACACAGTCGGCACTATGAGCTCTACCGGCGCTGCAAACTGGAGGAGATGGGCTTCCAGGACAGTGATGGTGACAGCCAGCCTTTCAG CCTCCAGGAAACATACGAGGCCAAGAGGAAGGAGTTCCTGAGTGAGCtccagaggaaggaggaagagatgaGGCAGatgtttgtcaacaaagtgaaggagacagagctggagttgaaggagaaggagagagag CTCCACGAGAAGTTCGAGCACCTCAAGCGGCTGCACCAGGAGGAGAAGCGCAAGGTGGAGGAGAAGCGCCGGGAACTGGAGGAGGAGACCAACGCCTTCAATCGCAGGAAGGCAGCAGTGGAGGCCCTGCAGTCTCAGGCCCTGCACGCCACCTCGCAGCAGCCTCTGAGGAAGGACAAGGACAAGAAGAA agcCAGTGGCTGGTCTTCCATTTACAGTGTCACTATTCCTTGA
- the SEPTIN8 gene encoding septin-8 isoform X2 — MNTLFNTTFETEEASHHEECVRLRPQTYDLQESNVQLKLTIVDAVGFGDQINKDESYRPIVDYIDAQFENYLQEELKIRRSLFDYHDTRIHVCLYFITPTGHSLKSLDLVTMKKLDSKVNIIPIIAKADTISKSELHKFKIKIMGELVSNGVQIYQFPTDDEAVAEINAVMNAHLPFAVVGSTEEVKVGNKLVRARQYPWGVVQVENENHCDFVKLREMLIRVNMEDLREQTHSRHYELYRRCKLEEMGFQDSDGDSQPFSLQETYEAKRKEFLSELQRKEEEMRQMFVNKVKETELELKEKERELHEKFEHLKRLHQEEKRKVEEKRRELEEETNAFNRRKAAVEALQSQALHATSQQPLRKDKDKKNRSDIGVQQSGMSLSSSKVMMTKASVEPLNCSSWWPAIQCCSCLVRDATWREGFL, encoded by the exons ATGAACACGCTCTTCAACACGACCTTTGAGACCGAGGAAGCCAGTCACCATGAGGAGTGTGTGCGCCTGCGGCCCCAGACTTACGATCTCCAGGAGAGCAACGTGCAGCTCAAGCTGACCATCGTGGATGCCGTGGGCTTTGGAGATCAGATCAATAAGGATGAGAG TTACAGGCCCATCGTCGACTATATCGACGCGCAGTTTGAAAACTATCTGCAGGAGGAGCTGAAGATCCGCCGTTCGCTCTTCGACTACCACGACACGAGGATCCATGTCTGCCTCTACTTCATCACGCCCACGGGGCACTCCCTCAAGTCCCTGGATCTGGTGACCATGAAGAAACTGGACAGCAAG GTGAACATTATTCCCATCATTGCCAAAGCTGACACCATCTCCAAGAGTGAGCTCCACAAGTTCAAGATCAAGATCATGGGTGAGCTGGTCAGCAATGGGGTCCAGATCTACCAGTTTCCCACGGATGATGAGGCTGTTGCCGAGATTAATGCAGTCATGAAT GCTCACCTGCCCTTTGCCGTGGTGGGCAGCACCGAGGAGGTGAAGGTGGGGAACAAACTGGTGCGAGCGCGGCAGTACCCTTGGGGCGTGGTGCAGG TGGAGAACGAGAATCACTGCGACTTCGTGAAGCTCCGGGAGATGTTGATCCGGGTGAACATGGAGGACCTCCGCGAGCAGACACACAGTCGGCACTATGAGCTCTACCGGCGCTGCAAACTGGAGGAGATGGGCTTCCAGGACAGTGATGGTGACAGCCAGCCTTTCAG CCTCCAGGAAACATACGAGGCCAAGAGGAAGGAGTTCCTGAGTGAGCtccagaggaaggaggaagagatgaGGCAGatgtttgtcaacaaagtgaaggagacagagctggagttgaaggagaaggagagagag CTCCACGAGAAGTTCGAGCACCTCAAGCGGCTGCACCAGGAGGAGAAGCGCAAGGTGGAGGAGAAGCGCCGGGAACTGGAGGAGGAGACCAACGCCTTCAATCGCAGGAAGGCAGCAGTGGAGGCCCTGCAGTCTCAGGCCCTGCACGCCACCTCGCAGCAGCCTCTGAGGAAGGACAAGGACAAGAAGAA CAGATCAGATATAGGAGTACAGCAGTCGGGCATGAGCCTCTCCAGCTCTAAGGTGATGATGACCAAGGCCAGTGTGGAGCCCTTGAACTGCAGCAGCTGGTGGCCCGCCATACAGTGCTGCAGCTGCCTGGTCAGGGACGCGACGTGGAGGGAAGGATTCCTCTGA